The proteins below are encoded in one region of Ereboglobus luteus:
- a CDS encoding immunoglobulin domain-containing protein, translating to MGGTYGSGSGANTITLEDTTIRAIEAGIVFNWIATTATTGDATLLNTDVTTTLDHSPVFQQIGGWVSITVTGGSLSTAGADSPIIRLASQNNNTASTRSTVILKNTVLTSGSATAIDLNMDADDPGGILTPVSTIDGDYFDIIVQSSTVSGKVAATRIATGGSHEVPRSGNTKFFIFDSTFSGGIMMVSGSGYRETSGNLLTLTASNAVFDGGMIITGTEAAQRSNQAILYVYDSSWTGDIELTNRGNLVLQFSNTPIDGGFILSGSTNTYIDLINSSVTGGISIDGTATLQNRYGLDINNRRAAVHNSVITGGFSLAGASTIDLPFSGNTVVSGGITTTGSSTGVFRLEQGSSINGGITLSGTSSVSIVLYSGGQLTGDLVVNERATLSLSTFANNIPIYLNGGFTLGGTWRISEKTALEGGLTLSGSLGTISIANAGTDSLVLTNGMTGKGRLDIESIDYSNIGKTEIRIIHDKTGTLPPDAFVLAQPIDYGLVAYDIANRPDGVFLVNVARKAVAQLLKDQLEAPGVATITVDDNVPLSLVGGATVASGKTIVGASHNSGIIGSLTIPENANGIVILGINFTDGTLAINGAVDVEITHCTFTDTPVIITDGADNITFSWNKFTAMTGGGSAMTISNAGAGTGILLHNNLWSDGLKTDMPSATNARAYMFNNYFTPTDNSSATSAGADAQILSINNIYQNTINPLAKQSTGLLRASGNFTTATSGSNPSATGDDTVFVPAYSHVMQPAGIGTPLSATVLANLITAYAGNTAGKYSHTPVMTNGTASISASVSGNASSKTNTSAHVPTSGGFTLTANASGFTPSTRQWYRDNFAITGATAATHTVTNASAATHAGAYTVAMTTSDGEIVTSGAFTVTVGALAAPVITTHPVSKTINVGGSATLSAVATGNNLTYQWRKGGVNISGATGSSHTISNAQQSHAGSYAVIVANASGTVTSNAATLIVNTSGNDNSGGGGGGGAPSLLYLGVFAILGALRLRAQRG from the coding sequence ATGGGGGGCACCTACGGATCCGGCTCGGGTGCCAATACCATCACCCTCGAGGACACCACTATCCGCGCTATTGAAGCGGGTATCGTCTTTAACTGGATAGCCACCACCGCCACCACAGGCGATGCCACTTTGCTCAACACCGATGTTACTACTACTCTCGATCACTCCCCTGTGTTTCAACAGATTGGTGGTTGGGTGAGCATTACTGTGACCGGTGGGTCCCTTTCTACCGCTGGTGCGGATTCGCCCATCATTCGTCTGGCCTCCCAAAACAATAACACTGCCAGCACTCGGAGCACCGTCATCCTGAAAAATACCGTTCTTACTTCCGGAAGTGCTACCGCTATTGACCTCAACATGGATGCCGACGATCCCGGCGGCATACTCACGCCTGTAAGCACCATAGACGGGGACTATTTTGACATTATTGTCCAAAGCTCCACCGTTTCCGGAAAGGTTGCGGCTACCCGTATCGCCACCGGTGGGAGCCACGAGGTTCCCCGCTCGGGCAACACCAAATTTTTCATCTTCGACTCCACTTTCTCCGGCGGCATCATGATGGTCTCCGGCAGTGGCTATAGGGAAACCAGTGGTAACCTGCTAACCCTTACCGCCTCCAACGCTGTCTTTGATGGCGGCATGATCATAACGGGCACTGAGGCCGCTCAACGCAGCAATCAAGCCATCCTCTACGTCTATGATTCCTCTTGGACGGGCGACATCGAACTCACCAACCGGGGCAACTTGGTGCTTCAGTTTTCCAACACCCCCATTGACGGAGGTTTCATCCTCTCGGGCTCCACCAACACTTACATTGATCTCATCAATTCGTCTGTCACTGGTGGTATTTCGATTGATGGCACCGCAACCCTCCAGAATCGCTACGGTCTCGACATCAACAATCGTCGTGCCGCCGTCCACAATTCCGTCATCACTGGCGGATTCTCGCTTGCTGGTGCCTCCACGATTGACCTCCCTTTCAGCGGCAACACCGTCGTTTCAGGAGGCATAACCACCACCGGCTCCTCCACCGGCGTTTTCCGACTTGAGCAGGGATCCTCCATCAATGGCGGCATCACTCTTTCAGGAACTTCCTCCGTCTCTATTGTGCTCTACAGCGGCGGCCAGCTCACAGGCGATCTCGTTGTAAATGAACGCGCCACCCTCTCACTCTCCACCTTCGCCAATAATATTCCCATCTATCTTAACGGAGGCTTCACCCTCGGCGGCACTTGGAGGATTTCTGAGAAAACTGCTCTTGAGGGTGGCTTAACCCTGTCCGGTTCCCTTGGCACCATTTCCATCGCCAACGCGGGCACGGACAGCCTCGTTCTCACCAACGGCATGACTGGCAAAGGCCGCCTCGACATTGAATCCATTGACTACTCCAATATTGGCAAAACCGAGATACGTATTATCCACGACAAAACCGGAACCTTGCCTCCCGACGCCTTTGTTCTCGCTCAACCCATTGACTACGGTCTCGTCGCCTATGACATCGCAAACCGTCCGGATGGCGTTTTCCTTGTTAATGTTGCTAGAAAGGCTGTTGCGCAATTACTTAAAGACCAACTCGAAGCGCCCGGCGTAGCGACAATCACCGTGGACGACAACGTTCCTCTTTCATTGGTCGGCGGTGCAACCGTGGCCTCCGGTAAAACCATTGTCGGAGCCAGTCACAATTCCGGCATCATCGGCAGTCTTACCATTCCGGAAAATGCAAACGGCATCGTCATCCTTGGCATTAACTTCACCGACGGCACGCTGGCAATCAATGGCGCTGTTGATGTTGAGATTACACATTGCACGTTCACCGACACGCCCGTCATCATCACGGACGGCGCGGACAACATCACCTTCTCGTGGAATAAATTCACCGCGATGACTGGCGGCGGCTCGGCCATGACCATCTCCAATGCGGGCGCGGGCACCGGCATCCTCCTTCACAACAACCTGTGGAGCGACGGCCTGAAAACCGACATGCCATCCGCAACCAACGCGCGCGCTTACATGTTCAACAATTATTTCACCCCAACGGACAACAGCAGTGCGACCAGCGCGGGCGCGGACGCGCAAATCCTCTCGATCAACAATATCTACCAAAACACAATCAACCCGCTCGCCAAACAATCCACCGGATTGCTGCGCGCTTCGGGCAACTTCACGACCGCGACTTCCGGCTCCAACCCCAGCGCGACGGGCGACGACACGGTGTTTGTCCCCGCCTACTCGCACGTCATGCAACCAGCGGGCATCGGCACGCCGCTAAGCGCCACCGTGCTGGCAAATCTCATCACGGCCTATGCGGGAAACACTGCGGGCAAATACTCGCATACTCCCGTCATGACCAACGGCACCGCCAGCATCAGCGCAAGCGTGTCAGGCAATGCTTCAAGCAAGACCAACACTAGTGCCCATGTGCCAACTTCTGGCGGATTCACACTCACGGCAAACGCAAGCGGTTTCACGCCTTCCACGCGCCAGTGGTATCGTGACAACTTTGCCATTACTGGCGCGACTGCCGCCACTCATACCGTTACCAACGCGAGCGCGGCCACGCATGCCGGAGCCTACACTGTGGCAATGACGACCTCCGACGGTGAAATCGTGACATCCGGCGCGTTCACCGTGACGGTTGGGGCGCTCGCCGCGCCCGTTATCACGACGCATCCCGTGTCGAAAACAATCAATGTCGGCGGCAGCGCAACCCTCAGTGCCGTGGCGACCGGCAACAACCTGACATACCAATGGCGAAAAGGAGGCGTGAACATCTCCGGTGCGACCGGCTCGAGCCATACGATAAGCAACGCGCAGCAATCCCACGCAGGCAGCTACGCGGTCATTGTGGCCAATGCGTCCGGCACCGTCACCAGCAATGCCGCCACGCTCATCGTCAACACCAGCGGCAACGACAATTCTGGCGGCGGTGGAGGTGGTGGTGCCCCAAGCCTGTTGTATCTTGGAGTTTTCGCGATTCTTGGGGCTCTGCGCCTGCGCGCGCAGCGCGGATAG
- the glyA gene encoding serine hydroxymethyltransferase, translated as MTTLNATPLKTLDPEIYDCIKSELGRQQSHIELIASENFVVPAVMEAQGSVLTNKYAEGYPGKRWYGGCEFVDQVERLAIERAKKLFGAEHANVQPHSGSQANFAVYTAVLQPGDKILGMNLSHGGHLTHGNPANFSGKLYKFVQYGVREDNGLIDYDELAKVAAAEQPKMITVGASAYSRIIDFKRMSEIAQSVGAYLFADIAHIAGLVATGIHPSPVPYADFVTTTTHKTLRGPRGGLIMCKEKHAKAIDSAMFPGGQGGPLMHVIAAKAVCFAECLKPEFKAYTTQLAANCKALCAAMEKRGYKIVSGGTENHLFLVDLRANLPELTAKKAQETLDLANITCNKNTVPYETRSPFQASGIRLGTAAVTSRGMNEADMDDIAMCIDQVLKAIGTPDEATAIEASKKRVLELTAKYPLPYTMA; from the coding sequence ATGACCACGCTCAACGCCACACCGCTCAAAACACTCGACCCGGAAATCTACGACTGCATCAAGTCCGAACTCGGGCGCCAGCAAAGCCACATCGAGCTCATCGCCTCGGAAAACTTTGTCGTGCCCGCCGTCATGGAAGCCCAAGGCAGCGTCCTCACCAACAAATACGCCGAGGGTTATCCCGGCAAACGGTGGTATGGCGGCTGCGAATTCGTTGACCAGGTCGAGCGACTCGCCATCGAGCGCGCCAAAAAACTCTTCGGCGCCGAGCACGCCAACGTGCAACCGCACTCCGGCTCGCAGGCCAACTTCGCCGTTTACACCGCCGTGCTCCAGCCCGGCGACAAAATCCTCGGCATGAACCTCAGCCACGGCGGACACCTCACGCATGGAAACCCCGCCAATTTCTCCGGCAAACTCTACAAATTCGTGCAATACGGCGTGCGCGAGGACAACGGCCTCATCGACTACGACGAGCTCGCCAAAGTCGCCGCCGCCGAGCAGCCCAAGATGATCACCGTCGGCGCCAGCGCCTACTCGCGCATCATCGACTTCAAGCGCATGTCGGAAATCGCGCAAAGCGTCGGCGCGTATCTCTTCGCCGACATCGCGCACATCGCAGGCCTTGTCGCCACCGGCATCCACCCGTCGCCCGTGCCCTACGCTGATTTCGTCACCACCACCACGCACAAAACCCTGCGCGGCCCGCGCGGCGGCTTGATCATGTGCAAGGAAAAGCACGCCAAGGCGATTGACTCCGCCATGTTCCCCGGCGGCCAGGGCGGCCCGCTCATGCACGTCATCGCCGCCAAGGCAGTGTGCTTCGCCGAGTGCCTCAAGCCCGAGTTCAAGGCCTACACGACGCAGCTCGCCGCCAATTGCAAGGCGCTCTGCGCCGCGATGGAAAAACGCGGTTATAAAATCGTCTCCGGCGGCACCGAAAACCACCTCTTCCTCGTCGATTTGCGCGCGAACCTTCCCGAGCTCACCGCGAAGAAGGCGCAGGAAACGCTCGATCTGGCCAACATCACCTGCAACAAAAACACCGTGCCCTACGAGACACGCTCGCCCTTCCAGGCGTCCGGCATCCGCCTCGGCACGGCGGCGGTGACATCGCGCGGCATGAATGAGGCCGACATGGACGACATCGCCATGTGCATCGACCAAGTGTTGAAGGCAATCGGCACGCCCGACGAGGCCACCGCGATCGAGGCGTCCAAAAAACGCGTCCTCGAGCTGACGGCAAAATACCCGCTGCCCTACACGATGGCGTAA
- the mgrA gene encoding L-glyceraldehyde 3-phosphate reductase, producing the protein MHTPSPSRYSDSSIYKRCGRSGLKLSRLSLGLWHNFGDNVFFENARTLVLHAFDKGITHFDLANNYGPPPGSAETNFGRILREELAAHRDELIISTKAGYLMWDGPYGEWGGRKYMLASLDQSLKRLGLDYVDIFYSHRFDPETPLEETMGALAHAVRSGKALYAGLSNYNPDQTARAAAILRDLGTPCLIHQPKYHMYERTPEHGLLDVLAREGIGCIPFCPLAQGLLTDRYLNGIPADSRAAHDPRFLKPEDITEAKLAQLRALNEMAKARGQSLAQLALAWVLRQPVVTTALIGASKTKQIDDNLGALKNTDFSDAEIASIDKILAS; encoded by the coding sequence ATGCACACACCCTCTCCCTCGCGCTATTCGGACTCCTCAATCTACAAACGCTGCGGCCGCAGCGGGCTGAAACTTTCGCGGCTCTCGCTCGGGCTGTGGCACAACTTTGGCGACAACGTGTTTTTCGAAAATGCGCGCACGCTCGTTTTGCATGCGTTCGACAAAGGCATCACGCACTTCGACCTGGCCAACAACTATGGCCCGCCTCCGGGCAGCGCGGAAACCAACTTCGGACGCATTCTCCGCGAGGAACTCGCCGCCCATCGCGACGAACTCATCATTTCCACCAAGGCCGGTTACCTGATGTGGGACGGCCCCTACGGCGAATGGGGCGGCCGCAAATACATGCTCGCCTCGCTCGACCAAAGCCTCAAGCGACTCGGCCTCGACTACGTGGACATTTTCTACTCGCACCGTTTCGACCCCGAAACACCCCTTGAGGAAACCATGGGCGCGCTTGCGCATGCGGTGCGTTCCGGCAAGGCGCTTTACGCCGGGCTGTCCAACTACAATCCCGATCAAACGGCCCGCGCCGCCGCGATCCTCCGCGACCTCGGCACACCCTGCCTGATCCACCAGCCGAAATACCACATGTATGAACGCACGCCGGAACACGGCCTGCTCGACGTGCTCGCGCGCGAAGGCATTGGCTGCATTCCCTTTTGCCCGCTCGCGCAAGGGCTGCTCACGGATCGCTACCTGAACGGCATCCCCGCCGATTCGCGCGCCGCGCACGATCCGCGCTTCCTGAAACCGGAGGATATCACCGAGGCCAAGCTCGCGCAGCTTCGGGCGCTCAATGAAATGGCAAAAGCGCGCGGACAATCCCTCGCGCAATTGGCGCTCGCCTGGGTTTTGCGTCAGCCGGTGGTGACGACCGCGCTCATTGGCGCAAGCAAAACCAAGCAAATCGATGACAACCTCGGCGCGTTGAAAAACACAGACTTCAGCGACGCGGAAATCGCAAGCATCGACAAAATCCTGGCATCGTGA
- a CDS encoding YceH family protein, which yields MTTETQPDLTPSNPNILSPLEARVLGCLIEKELTTPDIYPLTLNALVNAANQRNNRNPILAATHEDIEHALDGLRQKRLATHFAGAEARVAKFRHMLDQVYPMESTARVILAELLLRGPQTTAELRTRGERMAAMPATVGELEQILADLAARAEPLARKLPPQRGQKEARWAQLLTGEPVADAPEATPVTVTQTLPPEVEQRLAALEAEVARLRNELETLHKALGGA from the coding sequence ATGACAACAGAAACGCAGCCCGATTTGACTCCCTCAAATCCCAACATTCTTTCGCCGCTCGAAGCGCGCGTGCTCGGTTGCCTGATTGAAAAGGAACTCACCACGCCCGACATCTATCCGCTCACGCTCAACGCGCTTGTCAACGCCGCCAACCAGCGCAACAACCGCAACCCGATTCTCGCCGCCACGCACGAGGACATCGAGCATGCGCTCGACGGCCTGCGCCAGAAACGGCTCGCCACGCACTTCGCCGGCGCGGAGGCGCGCGTCGCTAAATTCAGGCACATGCTCGACCAGGTTTATCCGATGGAGTCGACCGCCCGCGTGATTCTTGCCGAACTGCTCCTGCGCGGTCCGCAAACCACCGCAGAGCTCCGCACACGCGGCGAACGCATGGCCGCCATGCCCGCCACCGTCGGCGAATTGGAGCAAATTCTCGCCGATCTCGCCGCGCGCGCCGAACCGCTCGCGCGCAAACTCCCTCCGCAACGCGGGCAAAAAGAGGCGCGCTGGGCGCAACTCCTGACGGGCGAACCCGTCGCCGATGCGCCGGAAGCCACCCCGGTCACTGTCACGCAAACGCTTCCTCCCGAAGTCGAGCAGCGCCTCGCCGCGCTGGAGGCGGAAGTCGCGCGTTTACGCAACGAACTCGAAACGCTTCACAAAGCGCTCGGGGGCGCGTAA
- the ispF gene encoding 2-C-methyl-D-erythritol 2,4-cyclodiphosphate synthase: protein MPIRIGHGYDIHRTKAGRPMILGGVRFAESPIGLDGHSDADCLTHAICDALLGAAGLPDIGHFFPNTDPACKDIDSQILLRRVIATLAERGWSPVNIDATLIAEQPKIQPRLDEMKNTLAASLGIATDCIGLKATTNEGSDDIGRSLAIAAHAVALISKP, encoded by the coding sequence ATGCCCATCCGCATCGGCCACGGTTATGATATCCATCGCACCAAAGCCGGACGCCCCATGATTCTTGGCGGCGTCCGCTTTGCCGAGTCGCCCATCGGTCTCGACGGCCACTCCGACGCGGACTGCCTCACGCACGCCATTTGTGACGCCCTCCTCGGCGCCGCCGGCCTCCCCGACATCGGTCACTTTTTTCCGAACACCGATCCCGCCTGCAAGGACATCGATTCGCAAATCCTCCTCCGCCGCGTGATCGCCACCCTTGCCGAGCGCGGATGGAGCCCCGTCAACATCGACGCCACGCTCATCGCCGAGCAACCGAAAATCCAGCCCCGGCTCGATGAAATGAAAAACACACTCGCCGCATCGCTTGGCATCGCGACCGATTGCATCGGCCTGAAAGCGACGACCAACGAGGGCTCCGACGACATCGGCCGCTCCCTCGCGATCGCCGCCCACGCCGTCGCCCTCATCAGCAAACCCTGA
- the pyrF gene encoding orotidine-5'-phosphate decarboxylase, producing the protein MSTDLILALDVPTREEAAPLLRQLRGSLNWVKIGLQMFTAHGPDYVRAVADEGFNVFLDLKLHDIPNTVAKAVESLAPLPIGMLTLHTCGGREMMVAAQKAAAQTKPGLLLLGVTVLTSTNAAGLAETGVNAAPESQVLRLAKLATDAGLRGLVCSPLEVPVLRRELPAHMQLVTPGIRSAAAAGTDDQKRTMTPAEAARAGSSFIVVGRPILKAPDPAAAARAIMEELGQRHNQTQANDG; encoded by the coding sequence ATGTCCACCGACCTGATTCTCGCACTCGACGTTCCAACCCGCGAAGAAGCCGCGCCCCTGCTCCGCCAATTGCGCGGATCGCTCAACTGGGTGAAAATCGGCCTGCAAATGTTCACCGCCCACGGCCCCGATTATGTCCGCGCCGTCGCCGACGAGGGATTCAATGTTTTTCTCGATCTCAAGCTCCACGACATCCCCAACACCGTCGCCAAGGCCGTTGAATCGCTCGCGCCGCTTCCCATAGGCATGCTGACGCTCCACACCTGCGGCGGACGGGAAATGATGGTCGCCGCGCAAAAAGCCGCAGCGCAAACCAAGCCCGGGCTGCTCCTCCTCGGCGTCACCGTCCTCACCTCGACCAATGCCGCCGGCCTCGCCGAAACCGGCGTCAACGCCGCTCCCGAGTCCCAGGTTTTGCGCCTCGCAAAACTCGCCACGGACGCGGGTCTGCGCGGCCTCGTTTGCTCGCCGCTCGAAGTCCCCGTGCTTCGCCGCGAGCTTCCCGCGCACATGCAACTCGTCACGCCCGGCATCCGCTCCGCCGCCGCCGCGGGCACCGACGATCAAAAGCGCACCATGACTCCCGCCGAGGCGGCGCGCGCGGGCTCGTCATTCATCGTTGTCGGCCGCCCCATTCTCAAGGCTCCCGATCCCGCCGCCGCCGCCCGCGCAATCATGGAGGAACTTGGACAGCGTCACAACCAGACGCAGGCCAATGATGGATGA
- a CDS encoding insulinase family protein, whose translation MNHKSVRRFLFVLCLLALPFVRAENNEPAVPPLKRLANDQSEYRRFTLDNGIKVILLSDPKLNKSAASLAVGAGSLSDPRDRQGLAHFLEHMLFLGTEKYPDVNDYGNYLTSNGGYNNAYTADDHTNYLFEIRHEAFEGALDRFAQFFIAPLFTPEFTERELNAVNSENQKNLENDRWRYWQVRRSLYRADHPANHFGTGNSDTLAGVSREELLDFYNKHYSADRMTLALTGRASLDQMEQWVRQYFSPIVNRKLGPIRYDPDYLSEKPALRIVRVEPIIDGRELGLEFRMPAIQRYWASKPDHLLRFILGYEGKGSLLSQLKAEGLATGLSAYGGDETQDYGRFQISVALTPEGLQNYGRVLDLVFSTIADMRRAGYPGYLFNERKMMAALDELYDDKGEGSQRAVFLANQIATCPLSIAERVPYLWLREDSEAYEKFLSYLRPDNMLVSLVAKGVDTDATEKYYGTKYSYREETGPAYDKLITALNSSALPKGVTIHLPEPNPYIPANSTVHAVTPMLLINEPGLSLYYSQDTEFERPMVTQIFNFRLPRSFASLENAVALNYYAACVNEALNEITYVAGEAGLSARVSTSLTNGVTLRISGYNESAERLLDTILSHLVDFELSEERFAAVKDYTVRGLRNFERGDAYRIAMTTLNSITGEFVYRPDEQIAAAEKMTLADVRAFARTLYKTGKVEALIYGNVTGDDAVALARKFRSHKPAPESALLRDRYLEIAAGAEVRATEKLIVNNSAMVLRYKLGDTSPEMRAAAVALGIFVAEPFFTELRTRQQLGYIVSGGAAPGKTESIAYFIIQSGNHPADELEKRALAFIGALPDQLAALDDAAWAQIIAGARSRLEEKDKSIDERASRLYALAYDYNADWERRAQTLAALDKLTKARAVEILKNAFDEKTRGQITVLAFSRDHEPSDANAPKPTFDFEKRAEWKKTRSYK comes from the coding sequence ATGAATCACAAGTCCGTGCGCCGGTTTTTATTTGTTTTGTGTTTGCTCGCGCTTCCGTTTGTTCGCGCGGAAAACAACGAGCCCGCGGTGCCGCCGCTCAAGCGGCTCGCGAACGACCAGTCGGAATATCGCCGCTTCACGCTCGACAACGGCATCAAGGTCATCCTGCTCTCCGACCCGAAGCTCAACAAGTCCGCCGCGTCGCTCGCCGTGGGCGCGGGGTCGCTCAGCGATCCTCGCGACAGGCAGGGGCTCGCGCATTTCCTCGAGCACATGCTTTTTCTCGGCACGGAAAAATATCCCGACGTAAACGATTACGGAAACTACCTTACCAGCAACGGCGGCTATAACAACGCCTACACCGCCGACGACCACACGAACTACCTTTTCGAGATTCGCCACGAGGCGTTCGAGGGCGCGCTCGACCGGTTCGCGCAATTTTTTATCGCGCCGCTTTTCACGCCGGAGTTCACCGAGCGCGAGTTGAACGCGGTCAATTCCGAGAATCAGAAAAATCTCGAAAACGACAGATGGCGTTACTGGCAGGTTCGCCGTTCGCTTTACAGGGCGGATCATCCGGCAAATCATTTCGGCACAGGCAACAGCGACACGCTCGCGGGCGTGTCGCGCGAGGAATTGCTCGATTTCTACAACAAGCACTACAGTGCCGACCGCATGACGCTTGCGCTTACAGGGCGCGCGAGCCTCGACCAGATGGAGCAGTGGGTTCGCCAGTATTTCTCTCCCATAGTCAATCGAAAGCTCGGCCCGATTCGCTATGATCCCGACTATCTTTCGGAAAAGCCGGCACTGCGTATCGTTCGCGTCGAGCCCATCATCGATGGGCGCGAGCTTGGACTCGAGTTTCGCATGCCCGCCATTCAGCGCTACTGGGCGTCAAAGCCCGATCACCTTTTGCGTTTTATTCTCGGCTATGAAGGTAAGGGTAGTTTGCTGTCGCAACTCAAGGCGGAAGGGCTTGCCACTGGACTCAGTGCCTATGGCGGTGATGAGACACAGGATTATGGACGTTTTCAGATATCCGTGGCGCTCACGCCCGAAGGGTTGCAAAATTACGGACGCGTGCTTGATCTCGTTTTCTCCACCATCGCCGATATGCGCCGCGCCGGGTATCCTGGCTATTTGTTTAACGAGCGAAAGATGATGGCTGCGCTCGACGAACTCTATGACGACAAGGGCGAAGGTTCTCAACGGGCTGTTTTTCTCGCAAACCAGATCGCGACGTGCCCGCTTTCGATCGCCGAGCGTGTTCCTTACCTCTGGCTTCGCGAAGATTCCGAAGCCTACGAAAAATTTCTTTCGTATCTTCGACCAGACAACATGCTCGTCAGCCTTGTAGCCAAGGGCGTCGATACCGATGCAACCGAAAAATATTACGGCACCAAGTATAGCTACCGTGAAGAGACTGGTCCCGCTTATGACAAGCTCATCACAGCACTCAACTCATCGGCATTGCCCAAGGGTGTCACGATTCACTTGCCCGAGCCAAATCCCTATATTCCGGCTAACTCAACTGTGCACGCCGTCACACCGATGCTCCTCATCAACGAACCCGGACTCAGTCTTTATTATTCACAGGACACTGAATTCGAGCGCCCAATGGTTACGCAAATATTCAACTTCCGTCTTCCGCGTTCGTTTGCATCACTCGAAAATGCCGTTGCGCTTAATTACTATGCGGCATGCGTCAACGAGGCGCTCAACGAAATCACTTATGTTGCAGGAGAGGCTGGGCTCAGTGCGCGTGTTTCCACTTCGCTTACCAACGGCGTTACGCTTAGGATCAGTGGCTATAACGAATCTGCCGAGCGTCTTCTCGACACGATTTTATCCCATCTCGTCGACTTTGAACTTAGCGAGGAACGCTTTGCTGCAGTGAAGGATTACACTGTTCGCGGCCTCCGCAATTTCGAGCGTGGCGACGCCTACCGTATCGCCATGACGACGCTCAATAGCATCACCGGCGAGTTCGTTTACCGTCCCGACGAGCAGATCGCCGCCGCCGAAAAAATGACGCTCGCCGACGTGCGCGCCTTTGCGCGCACGCTCTACAAAACGGGCAAGGTCGAGGCGCTCATTTACGGCAACGTCACCGGTGATGACGCCGTCGCGCTGGCGCGAAAATTCCGCAGCCACAAGCCCGCGCCCGAAAGCGCGCTGCTGCGGGATCGTTATCTGGAGATTGCGGCGGGCGCGGAAGTGCGGGCAACCGAGAAGCTCATCGTCAACAATTCCGCCATGGTGCTGCGCTACAAACTCGGCGATACCTCGCCGGAGATGCGCGCGGCGGCAGTCGCGCTCGGCATATTTGTGGCGGAGCCGTTTTTCACGGAACTGCGCACGCGCCAGCAACTCGGCTACATCGTCAGCGGCGGCGCGGCACCCGGGAAAACCGAGAGCATCGCCTATTTTATCATTCAGTCGGGCAATCATCCGGCGGACGAATTGGAAAAGCGCGCGCTCGCGTTCATCGGCGCGCTGCCCGATCAACTCGCCGCGCTCGACGATGCCGCGTGGGCGCAGATCATCGCCGGCGCCCGCTCGCGCCTTGAGGAAAAGGACAAGTCAATCGACGAGCGAGCCAGCCGCCTCTACGCGCTCGCCTACGATTACAACGCGGATTGGGAGCGCCGCGCGCAAACACTCGCCGCGCTCGACAAACTCACGAAGGCGCGCGCCGTCGAAATACTGAAAAACGCGTTTGATGAAAAAACGCGCGGACAAATCACCGTGCTCGCCTTCTCGCGCGACCACGAGCCATCCGACGCGAACGCGCCGAAGCCGACGTTTGATTTCGAAAAACGCGCCGAGTGGAAAAAGACGCGGAGCTACAAGTGA
- a CDS encoding RluA family pseudouridine synthase has translation MSADYEKPIGPWVRRAKEHGEGVIKKLTRDELVACVMHVDERIIAINKPGDIPCHPSKDGPWSSLSGAVREHFGDAAAHLIFRLDRETSGVVVYARDPRTARRLQMAAQNRKYDKAYFAILCGEMREVVAVDQPLGPDYDCPVAIKNKVVRAGQGQSARTRFEPLQCSGGFTFARVTTETGRKHQIRAHAQWLGHSLVGDKIYGPDARLFLEFIETGWTPKLAGRLLMARQALHCAEIDLRAAGVDYVFRAPPAADMLEFGRERGFDCSKWLA, from the coding sequence ATGAGTGCTGATTACGAAAAGCCGATCGGCCCCTGGGTGCGGCGCGCGAAGGAGCACGGCGAGGGCGTGATCAAAAAGCTCACGCGCGACGAGCTCGTTGCGTGCGTGATGCATGTGGACGAGCGCATTATCGCAATCAACAAACCGGGCGACATTCCGTGCCATCCGTCGAAGGACGGCCCGTGGTCGAGCCTGTCGGGCGCGGTGCGCGAGCATTTCGGCGACGCGGCGGCGCACTTGATTTTTCGCCTGGATCGCGAGACGAGCGGAGTGGTGGTGTATGCGCGCGATCCAAGGACGGCGCGGCGTTTGCAGATGGCCGCGCAGAATCGGAAGTATGACAAAGCATACTTTGCGATACTATGCGGCGAGATGCGCGAGGTGGTCGCGGTCGATCAACCGCTTGGTCCCGATTACGATTGTCCGGTCGCGATTAAAAACAAGGTCGTGCGCGCAGGGCAGGGGCAGTCGGCGCGCACGCGGTTCGAGCCGTTGCAATGTTCGGGCGGTTTCACATTCGCGCGGGTGACCACGGAAACCGGGCGCAAGCACCAAATCCGCGCGCACGCGCAATGGCTCGGGCATTCGCTCGTTGGCGACAAAATCTACGGTCCCGACGCGCGTTTGTTTCTTGAGTTTATCGAGACGGGGTGGACGCCGAAACTGGCGGGGCGATTGCTGATGGCTCGGCAGGCGTTGCACTGCGCGGAGATCGACTTGAGGGCTGCGGGCGTGGACTATGTTTTTCGCGCGCCGCCGGCGGCCGACATGCTGGAGTTTGGCCGCGAACGGGGTTTTGATTGCTCGAAGTGGCTGGCGTGA